One segment of Peromyscus leucopus breed LL Stock chromosome 5, UCI_PerLeu_2.1, whole genome shotgun sequence DNA contains the following:
- the Cks2 gene encoding cyclin-dependent kinases regulatory subunit 2, with amino-acid sequence MAHKQIYYSDKYFDEHYEYRHVMLPRELSKQVPKTHLMSEEEWRRLGVQQSLGWVHYMIHEPEPHILLFRRPLPKEQQK; translated from the exons ATGGCCCACAAGCAGATCTACTACTCGGACAAGTACTTCGACGAGCACTACGAGTACCG GCATGTCATGTTACCCAGAGAACTCTCCAAACAAGTACCAAAAACTCATCTAATGTCTGAAGAGGAGTGGAGGAGACTTGGTGTCCAACAGAGTCTAGGTTGGGTTCATTACATGATTCATGAGCCAG AACCGCATATTCTTCTCTTTAGACGACCTCTtccaaaagaacaacaaaaatga
- the Secisbp2 gene encoding selenocysteine insertion sequence-binding protein 2 isoform X2: MASERPREPEGEDSIKLSADVKPFVPKFAGLSVAWSESSEACVFPGCAATYYPFVQESPVTEQKMYPEDMAFGAPAFPAQYVSSEITLHPFAYSAYALDSAQSVCSGPALQYDYSQAQCHPGFRTAKPRNEHMCPPPQEAKGVFKKKSSDERKTCDGQKSNSRGADSAVPSEMRPARGPCHLSTRAESGLKPDGYHKRTDRKSRILAKSASTSKPEFEFSRLDFPELQSPKNSSIPETQKQPRWGPLGSAPSNTSLLGGVGKPVAEMVEGEMVKSSHTAGAVTDNAAASSPSCTREFSWTPMGYIVRQTVSSGSTATTENVTSVTNLKKTASSANAKTVSVPSEAFSSEPSYNREKCVHPATKAKASQGGELEQNETSRKNKKKKEKSKSNYEVLTVQEPPRIEDAEEFPNLSVASERRHRVESLKLESKQQVQNDFKTGGKKSQIPVQLDLGGMLAVLEKQQHAPHAKPSSKPVVFSVGAVPVLSKDASSGERGRRSSQVKTPHNPLDSSAPLMKKGKQREIPKAKKPTSLKKIILKERQERMQQRLQENAMGLTVASDDAQDVESGDQAPKRGHSTGPEKTEESVSSTPVIEGESEEPTGTEFKRDQEACHPTLDSATFPKIHSRRFRDYCSQMLSKEVDACVTALLKELVRFQDRMYQKDPVKAKTKRRLVLGLREVLKHLKLKKLKCVIISPNCEKTQSKGGLDDTLHTIIDCACEQNIPFVFALNRKALGRSLNKAVPVSIVGIFSYDGAQDQFHKMVELTMAARQAYKTMLETVRQELAGQPGPQTPPSPPIQGPIQSTEEGPLASTGKEPHYIEIWRKHLEAYSQRALELEDSLEASTSQMMNLNL, encoded by the exons ATGGCGTCGGAGCGGCCGCGGGAGCCCGAAGGCGAG gatAGCATCAAGTTGTCAGCTGATGTCAAACCATTTGTCCCTAAGTTTGCTGGGCTCAGTGTGGCGTGGTCAGAGTCCTCCGAAGCATGTGTCTTCCCAGGCTGCGCAGCCACTTACTATCCATTTGTGCAGGAGTCACCGGTGACTGA ACAAAAAATGTATCCTGAAGACATGGCCTTTGGAGCCCCTGCATTTCCAGCGCAGTACGTATCTTCTGAGATAACACTGCATCCATTTGCCTATTCCGCTTATGCCCTTGACTCTGCACAGAGTGTTTGCTCAGGGCCAGCCCTGCAGTATGATTACAGCCAAGCACAGTGTCACCCAGGCTTTCGGACAGCAAAGCCCCGAAATGAGCACATGTGCCCTCCTCCTCAGGAAGCAAAAGGTGTATTTAAG AAAAAATCCTCTGATGAGAGAAAAACATGTGACGGGCAGAAGTCAAACAGCAGAGGGGCTGACAGTGCAGTGCCATCTGAGATGAGACCAGCTAGAGGTCCCTGTCACCTCTCCACTCGTGCTGAGAGTGGTTTGAAACCAG atggttatcaCAAACGAACAGACCGGAAGTCCAGAATCCTTGCAAAAAGTGCGTCTACCTCCAAACCTGAATTTGAATTTAGCAGGTTGGACTTTCCTGAACTGCAGAGTCCAAAGAACAGTAGTATACCAGAGACACAGAAGCAGCCCAGGTGGGGGCCTCTTGGCTCTGCTCCCAGTAACACGTCTCTCCTGGGAGGAGTAGGCAAGCCGGTTGCAGAGATGGTAGAG GGTGAAATGGTGAAGAGCAGTCACACAGCTGGAGCTGTGACTGATAATGCTGCTGCCAGTTCCCCTTCATGTACCCGAG AGTTCTCTTGGACACCAATGGGTTATATTGTTCGGCAGACAGTGTCTTCAGGATCAACAGCAACAACTGAAAACGTCACTTCTGTGACGAATCTAAAGAAGACTGCTTCATCAGCCAATGCTAAAACTGTTAGTGTGCCATCTGAGGCTTTTTCTTCAGAGCCTTCTTACAATAGGGAGAAGTGTGTTCATCCTGCtacaaag GCCAAAGCATCACAAGGAGGTGAACTTGAACAAAATGAAACctcaagaaagaataagaaaaagaaagaaaagtctaaaTCAAATTATGAAGTCCTGACAGTTCAGGAGCCACCAAGGATTGAA GATGCCGAGGAGTTCCCCAACCTGTCAGTTGCCTctgaaagaagacacagagtagAATCACTGAAACTTGAAAGTAAACAGCAGGTGCAG AATGACTTTAAAACTGGTGGAAAGAAGAGCCAGATTCCAGTGCAGCTGGACCTGGGGGGCATGCTGgcagtgctggagaagcagcagcatgCCCCCCATGCCAAGCCGTCCTCCAAGCCTGTCGTGTTCTCAG TTGGAGCAGTGCCGGTCCTTTCCAAGGATGCCTCCTCGGGTGAGAGGGGTCGCCGCTCCAGTCAGGTGAAGACCCCACACAACCCCTTGGACTCCAGTGCCCCCCTAATGAAGAAGGGAAAGCAGAGGGAGATCCCTAAGGCCAAGAAGCCCACCTCACTGAAGAAG ataattttaaaagaacgGCAAGAGAGAATGCAACAGCGACTGCAAGAAAATGCTATGGGTCTGACTGTGGCCAGTGACGATGCACAGGATGTAGAGAGCGGTGACCAGGCCCCCAAGCGGGGCCACTCCACAG GTCCAGAGAAGACCGAAGAATCAGTGTCTTCTACACCTGTGATTGAGGGTGAGTCAGAAGAGCCGACTGGCACAGAGTTCAAGAGGGACCAAGAGGCCTGCCATCCTACCCTTGACAGTGCCACCTTCCCCAAGATCCACAGCCGCAGGTTCCGGGA CTACTGCAGCCAGATGCTTAGTAAAGAAGTAGATGCTTGTGTCACGGCTCTGCTCAAGGAACTGGTGCGCTTCCAAGACCGGATGTACCAGAAAGATCCTGTCAAGGCCAAGACCAAACGCCGGCTTGTGCTGGGGCTGCGGGAAGTCCTGAAACACCTGAAGCTCAAGAAGCTGAAATGCGTCATCATCTCTCCCAACTGTGAGAAGACACAGTCCAAAG GTGGACTGGACGACACACTGCACACTATCATCGATTGTGCCTGTGAGCAGAACATCCCCTTCGTGTTTGCACTTAACCGCAAGGCGCTGGGGCGTAGTCTGAACAAAGCAGTTCCTGTCAGCATCGTGGGGATCTTCAGCTACGACGGGGCCCAG GACCAGTTCCACAAGATGGTTGAGCTGACCATGGCAGCCCGGCAGGCATACAAGACCATGTTGGAGACGGTGCGGCAGGAGCTGGCAGGACAGCCTGGGCCTCAGACCCCTCCCAGCCCACCCATACAGGGCCCCATCCAGTCCACTGAAGAAGGCCCCCTAGCCTCCACTGGAAAAGAACCACACTATA TTGAGATTTGGCGAAAGCACCTGGAAGCATACAGTCAGCGTGCCTTGGAGCTGGAAGACTCACTGGAGGCATCAACTTCTCAGATGATGAACTTGAATTTATAA
- the Secisbp2 gene encoding selenocysteine insertion sequence-binding protein 2 isoform X3 produces MASERPREPEGEKKSSDERKTCDGQKSNSRGADSAVPSEMRPARGPCHLSTRAESGLKPDGYHKRTDRKSRILAKSASTSKPEFEFSRLDFPELQSPKNSSIPETQKQPRWGPLGSAPSNTSLLGGVGKPVAEMVEGEMVKSSHTAGAVTDNAAASSPSCTRAEFSWTPMGYIVRQTVSSGSTATTENVTSVTNLKKTASSANAKTVSVPSEAFSSEPSYNREKCVHPATKAKASQGGELEQNETSRKNKKKKEKSKSNYEVLTVQEPPRIEDAEEFPNLSVASERRHRVESLKLESKQQVQNDFKTGGKKSQIPVQLDLGGMLAVLEKQQHAPHAKPSSKPVVFSVGAVPVLSKDASSGERGRRSSQVKTPHNPLDSSAPLMKKGKQREIPKAKKPTSLKKIILKERQERMQQRLQENAMGLTVASDDAQDVESGDQAPKRGHSTGPEKTEESVSSTPVIEGESEEPTGTEFKRDQEACHPTLDSATFPKIHSRRFRDYCSQMLSKEVDACVTALLKELVRFQDRMYQKDPVKAKTKRRLVLGLREVLKHLKLKKLKCVIISPNCEKTQSKGGLDDTLHTIIDCACEQNIPFVFALNRKALGRSLNKAVPVSIVGIFSYDGAQDQFHKMVELTMAARQAYKTMLETVRQELAGQPGPQTPPSPPIQGPIQSTEEGPLASTGKEPHYIEIWRKHLEAYSQRALELEDSLEASTSQMMNLNL; encoded by the exons ATGGCGTCGGAGCGGCCGCGGGAGCCCGAAGGCGAG AAAAAATCCTCTGATGAGAGAAAAACATGTGACGGGCAGAAGTCAAACAGCAGAGGGGCTGACAGTGCAGTGCCATCTGAGATGAGACCAGCTAGAGGTCCCTGTCACCTCTCCACTCGTGCTGAGAGTGGTTTGAAACCAG atggttatcaCAAACGAACAGACCGGAAGTCCAGAATCCTTGCAAAAAGTGCGTCTACCTCCAAACCTGAATTTGAATTTAGCAGGTTGGACTTTCCTGAACTGCAGAGTCCAAAGAACAGTAGTATACCAGAGACACAGAAGCAGCCCAGGTGGGGGCCTCTTGGCTCTGCTCCCAGTAACACGTCTCTCCTGGGAGGAGTAGGCAAGCCGGTTGCAGAGATGGTAGAG GGTGAAATGGTGAAGAGCAGTCACACAGCTGGAGCTGTGACTGATAATGCTGCTGCCAGTTCCCCTTCATGTACCCGAG CAGAGTTCTCTTGGACACCAATGGGTTATATTGTTCGGCAGACAGTGTCTTCAGGATCAACAGCAACAACTGAAAACGTCACTTCTGTGACGAATCTAAAGAAGACTGCTTCATCAGCCAATGCTAAAACTGTTAGTGTGCCATCTGAGGCTTTTTCTTCAGAGCCTTCTTACAATAGGGAGAAGTGTGTTCATCCTGCtacaaag GCCAAAGCATCACAAGGAGGTGAACTTGAACAAAATGAAACctcaagaaagaataagaaaaagaaagaaaagtctaaaTCAAATTATGAAGTCCTGACAGTTCAGGAGCCACCAAGGATTGAA GATGCCGAGGAGTTCCCCAACCTGTCAGTTGCCTctgaaagaagacacagagtagAATCACTGAAACTTGAAAGTAAACAGCAGGTGCAG AATGACTTTAAAACTGGTGGAAAGAAGAGCCAGATTCCAGTGCAGCTGGACCTGGGGGGCATGCTGgcagtgctggagaagcagcagcatgCCCCCCATGCCAAGCCGTCCTCCAAGCCTGTCGTGTTCTCAG TTGGAGCAGTGCCGGTCCTTTCCAAGGATGCCTCCTCGGGTGAGAGGGGTCGCCGCTCCAGTCAGGTGAAGACCCCACACAACCCCTTGGACTCCAGTGCCCCCCTAATGAAGAAGGGAAAGCAGAGGGAGATCCCTAAGGCCAAGAAGCCCACCTCACTGAAGAAG ataattttaaaagaacgGCAAGAGAGAATGCAACAGCGACTGCAAGAAAATGCTATGGGTCTGACTGTGGCCAGTGACGATGCACAGGATGTAGAGAGCGGTGACCAGGCCCCCAAGCGGGGCCACTCCACAG GTCCAGAGAAGACCGAAGAATCAGTGTCTTCTACACCTGTGATTGAGGGTGAGTCAGAAGAGCCGACTGGCACAGAGTTCAAGAGGGACCAAGAGGCCTGCCATCCTACCCTTGACAGTGCCACCTTCCCCAAGATCCACAGCCGCAGGTTCCGGGA CTACTGCAGCCAGATGCTTAGTAAAGAAGTAGATGCTTGTGTCACGGCTCTGCTCAAGGAACTGGTGCGCTTCCAAGACCGGATGTACCAGAAAGATCCTGTCAAGGCCAAGACCAAACGCCGGCTTGTGCTGGGGCTGCGGGAAGTCCTGAAACACCTGAAGCTCAAGAAGCTGAAATGCGTCATCATCTCTCCCAACTGTGAGAAGACACAGTCCAAAG GTGGACTGGACGACACACTGCACACTATCATCGATTGTGCCTGTGAGCAGAACATCCCCTTCGTGTTTGCACTTAACCGCAAGGCGCTGGGGCGTAGTCTGAACAAAGCAGTTCCTGTCAGCATCGTGGGGATCTTCAGCTACGACGGGGCCCAG GACCAGTTCCACAAGATGGTTGAGCTGACCATGGCAGCCCGGCAGGCATACAAGACCATGTTGGAGACGGTGCGGCAGGAGCTGGCAGGACAGCCTGGGCCTCAGACCCCTCCCAGCCCACCCATACAGGGCCCCATCCAGTCCACTGAAGAAGGCCCCCTAGCCTCCACTGGAAAAGAACCACACTATA TTGAGATTTGGCGAAAGCACCTGGAAGCATACAGTCAGCGTGCCTTGGAGCTGGAAGACTCACTGGAGGCATCAACTTCTCAGATGATGAACTTGAATTTATAA
- the Secisbp2 gene encoding selenocysteine insertion sequence-binding protein 2 isoform X1 translates to MASERPREPEGEDSIKLSADVKPFVPKFAGLSVAWSESSEACVFPGCAATYYPFVQESPVTEQKMYPEDMAFGAPAFPAQYVSSEITLHPFAYSAYALDSAQSVCSGPALQYDYSQAQCHPGFRTAKPRNEHMCPPPQEAKGVFKKKSSDERKTCDGQKSNSRGADSAVPSEMRPARGPCHLSTRAESGLKPDGYHKRTDRKSRILAKSASTSKPEFEFSRLDFPELQSPKNSSIPETQKQPRWGPLGSAPSNTSLLGGVGKPVAEMVEGEMVKSSHTAGAVTDNAAASSPSCTRAEFSWTPMGYIVRQTVSSGSTATTENVTSVTNLKKTASSANAKTVSVPSEAFSSEPSYNREKCVHPATKAKASQGGELEQNETSRKNKKKKEKSKSNYEVLTVQEPPRIEDAEEFPNLSVASERRHRVESLKLESKQQVQNDFKTGGKKSQIPVQLDLGGMLAVLEKQQHAPHAKPSSKPVVFSVGAVPVLSKDASSGERGRRSSQVKTPHNPLDSSAPLMKKGKQREIPKAKKPTSLKKIILKERQERMQQRLQENAMGLTVASDDAQDVESGDQAPKRGHSTGPEKTEESVSSTPVIEGESEEPTGTEFKRDQEACHPTLDSATFPKIHSRRFRDYCSQMLSKEVDACVTALLKELVRFQDRMYQKDPVKAKTKRRLVLGLREVLKHLKLKKLKCVIISPNCEKTQSKGGLDDTLHTIIDCACEQNIPFVFALNRKALGRSLNKAVPVSIVGIFSYDGAQDQFHKMVELTMAARQAYKTMLETVRQELAGQPGPQTPPSPPIQGPIQSTEEGPLASTGKEPHYIEIWRKHLEAYSQRALELEDSLEASTSQMMNLNL, encoded by the exons ATGGCGTCGGAGCGGCCGCGGGAGCCCGAAGGCGAG gatAGCATCAAGTTGTCAGCTGATGTCAAACCATTTGTCCCTAAGTTTGCTGGGCTCAGTGTGGCGTGGTCAGAGTCCTCCGAAGCATGTGTCTTCCCAGGCTGCGCAGCCACTTACTATCCATTTGTGCAGGAGTCACCGGTGACTGA ACAAAAAATGTATCCTGAAGACATGGCCTTTGGAGCCCCTGCATTTCCAGCGCAGTACGTATCTTCTGAGATAACACTGCATCCATTTGCCTATTCCGCTTATGCCCTTGACTCTGCACAGAGTGTTTGCTCAGGGCCAGCCCTGCAGTATGATTACAGCCAAGCACAGTGTCACCCAGGCTTTCGGACAGCAAAGCCCCGAAATGAGCACATGTGCCCTCCTCCTCAGGAAGCAAAAGGTGTATTTAAG AAAAAATCCTCTGATGAGAGAAAAACATGTGACGGGCAGAAGTCAAACAGCAGAGGGGCTGACAGTGCAGTGCCATCTGAGATGAGACCAGCTAGAGGTCCCTGTCACCTCTCCACTCGTGCTGAGAGTGGTTTGAAACCAG atggttatcaCAAACGAACAGACCGGAAGTCCAGAATCCTTGCAAAAAGTGCGTCTACCTCCAAACCTGAATTTGAATTTAGCAGGTTGGACTTTCCTGAACTGCAGAGTCCAAAGAACAGTAGTATACCAGAGACACAGAAGCAGCCCAGGTGGGGGCCTCTTGGCTCTGCTCCCAGTAACACGTCTCTCCTGGGAGGAGTAGGCAAGCCGGTTGCAGAGATGGTAGAG GGTGAAATGGTGAAGAGCAGTCACACAGCTGGAGCTGTGACTGATAATGCTGCTGCCAGTTCCCCTTCATGTACCCGAG CAGAGTTCTCTTGGACACCAATGGGTTATATTGTTCGGCAGACAGTGTCTTCAGGATCAACAGCAACAACTGAAAACGTCACTTCTGTGACGAATCTAAAGAAGACTGCTTCATCAGCCAATGCTAAAACTGTTAGTGTGCCATCTGAGGCTTTTTCTTCAGAGCCTTCTTACAATAGGGAGAAGTGTGTTCATCCTGCtacaaag GCCAAAGCATCACAAGGAGGTGAACTTGAACAAAATGAAACctcaagaaagaataagaaaaagaaagaaaagtctaaaTCAAATTATGAAGTCCTGACAGTTCAGGAGCCACCAAGGATTGAA GATGCCGAGGAGTTCCCCAACCTGTCAGTTGCCTctgaaagaagacacagagtagAATCACTGAAACTTGAAAGTAAACAGCAGGTGCAG AATGACTTTAAAACTGGTGGAAAGAAGAGCCAGATTCCAGTGCAGCTGGACCTGGGGGGCATGCTGgcagtgctggagaagcagcagcatgCCCCCCATGCCAAGCCGTCCTCCAAGCCTGTCGTGTTCTCAG TTGGAGCAGTGCCGGTCCTTTCCAAGGATGCCTCCTCGGGTGAGAGGGGTCGCCGCTCCAGTCAGGTGAAGACCCCACACAACCCCTTGGACTCCAGTGCCCCCCTAATGAAGAAGGGAAAGCAGAGGGAGATCCCTAAGGCCAAGAAGCCCACCTCACTGAAGAAG ataattttaaaagaacgGCAAGAGAGAATGCAACAGCGACTGCAAGAAAATGCTATGGGTCTGACTGTGGCCAGTGACGATGCACAGGATGTAGAGAGCGGTGACCAGGCCCCCAAGCGGGGCCACTCCACAG GTCCAGAGAAGACCGAAGAATCAGTGTCTTCTACACCTGTGATTGAGGGTGAGTCAGAAGAGCCGACTGGCACAGAGTTCAAGAGGGACCAAGAGGCCTGCCATCCTACCCTTGACAGTGCCACCTTCCCCAAGATCCACAGCCGCAGGTTCCGGGA CTACTGCAGCCAGATGCTTAGTAAAGAAGTAGATGCTTGTGTCACGGCTCTGCTCAAGGAACTGGTGCGCTTCCAAGACCGGATGTACCAGAAAGATCCTGTCAAGGCCAAGACCAAACGCCGGCTTGTGCTGGGGCTGCGGGAAGTCCTGAAACACCTGAAGCTCAAGAAGCTGAAATGCGTCATCATCTCTCCCAACTGTGAGAAGACACAGTCCAAAG GTGGACTGGACGACACACTGCACACTATCATCGATTGTGCCTGTGAGCAGAACATCCCCTTCGTGTTTGCACTTAACCGCAAGGCGCTGGGGCGTAGTCTGAACAAAGCAGTTCCTGTCAGCATCGTGGGGATCTTCAGCTACGACGGGGCCCAG GACCAGTTCCACAAGATGGTTGAGCTGACCATGGCAGCCCGGCAGGCATACAAGACCATGTTGGAGACGGTGCGGCAGGAGCTGGCAGGACAGCCTGGGCCTCAGACCCCTCCCAGCCCACCCATACAGGGCCCCATCCAGTCCACTGAAGAAGGCCCCCTAGCCTCCACTGGAAAAGAACCACACTATA TTGAGATTTGGCGAAAGCACCTGGAAGCATACAGTCAGCGTGCCTTGGAGCTGGAAGACTCACTGGAGGCATCAACTTCTCAGATGATGAACTTGAATTTATAA
- the Secisbp2 gene encoding selenocysteine insertion sequence-binding protein 2 isoform X4, whose protein sequence is MRPARGPCHLSTRAESGLKPDGYHKRTDRKSRILAKSASTSKPEFEFSRLDFPELQSPKNSSIPETQKQPRWGPLGSAPSNTSLLGGVGKPVAEMVEGEMVKSSHTAGAVTDNAAASSPSCTRAEFSWTPMGYIVRQTVSSGSTATTENVTSVTNLKKTASSANAKTVSVPSEAFSSEPSYNREKCVHPATKAKASQGGELEQNETSRKNKKKKEKSKSNYEVLTVQEPPRIEDAEEFPNLSVASERRHRVESLKLESKQQVQNDFKTGGKKSQIPVQLDLGGMLAVLEKQQHAPHAKPSSKPVVFSVGAVPVLSKDASSGERGRRSSQVKTPHNPLDSSAPLMKKGKQREIPKAKKPTSLKKIILKERQERMQQRLQENAMGLTVASDDAQDVESGDQAPKRGHSTGPEKTEESVSSTPVIEGESEEPTGTEFKRDQEACHPTLDSATFPKIHSRRFRDYCSQMLSKEVDACVTALLKELVRFQDRMYQKDPVKAKTKRRLVLGLREVLKHLKLKKLKCVIISPNCEKTQSKGGLDDTLHTIIDCACEQNIPFVFALNRKALGRSLNKAVPVSIVGIFSYDGAQDQFHKMVELTMAARQAYKTMLETVRQELAGQPGPQTPPSPPIQGPIQSTEEGPLASTGKEPHYIEIWRKHLEAYSQRALELEDSLEASTSQMMNLNL, encoded by the exons ATGAGACCAGCTAGAGGTCCCTGTCACCTCTCCACTCGTGCTGAGAGTGGTTTGAAACCAG atggttatcaCAAACGAACAGACCGGAAGTCCAGAATCCTTGCAAAAAGTGCGTCTACCTCCAAACCTGAATTTGAATTTAGCAGGTTGGACTTTCCTGAACTGCAGAGTCCAAAGAACAGTAGTATACCAGAGACACAGAAGCAGCCCAGGTGGGGGCCTCTTGGCTCTGCTCCCAGTAACACGTCTCTCCTGGGAGGAGTAGGCAAGCCGGTTGCAGAGATGGTAGAG GGTGAAATGGTGAAGAGCAGTCACACAGCTGGAGCTGTGACTGATAATGCTGCTGCCAGTTCCCCTTCATGTACCCGAG CAGAGTTCTCTTGGACACCAATGGGTTATATTGTTCGGCAGACAGTGTCTTCAGGATCAACAGCAACAACTGAAAACGTCACTTCTGTGACGAATCTAAAGAAGACTGCTTCATCAGCCAATGCTAAAACTGTTAGTGTGCCATCTGAGGCTTTTTCTTCAGAGCCTTCTTACAATAGGGAGAAGTGTGTTCATCCTGCtacaaag GCCAAAGCATCACAAGGAGGTGAACTTGAACAAAATGAAACctcaagaaagaataagaaaaagaaagaaaagtctaaaTCAAATTATGAAGTCCTGACAGTTCAGGAGCCACCAAGGATTGAA GATGCCGAGGAGTTCCCCAACCTGTCAGTTGCCTctgaaagaagacacagagtagAATCACTGAAACTTGAAAGTAAACAGCAGGTGCAG AATGACTTTAAAACTGGTGGAAAGAAGAGCCAGATTCCAGTGCAGCTGGACCTGGGGGGCATGCTGgcagtgctggagaagcagcagcatgCCCCCCATGCCAAGCCGTCCTCCAAGCCTGTCGTGTTCTCAG TTGGAGCAGTGCCGGTCCTTTCCAAGGATGCCTCCTCGGGTGAGAGGGGTCGCCGCTCCAGTCAGGTGAAGACCCCACACAACCCCTTGGACTCCAGTGCCCCCCTAATGAAGAAGGGAAAGCAGAGGGAGATCCCTAAGGCCAAGAAGCCCACCTCACTGAAGAAG ataattttaaaagaacgGCAAGAGAGAATGCAACAGCGACTGCAAGAAAATGCTATGGGTCTGACTGTGGCCAGTGACGATGCACAGGATGTAGAGAGCGGTGACCAGGCCCCCAAGCGGGGCCACTCCACAG GTCCAGAGAAGACCGAAGAATCAGTGTCTTCTACACCTGTGATTGAGGGTGAGTCAGAAGAGCCGACTGGCACAGAGTTCAAGAGGGACCAAGAGGCCTGCCATCCTACCCTTGACAGTGCCACCTTCCCCAAGATCCACAGCCGCAGGTTCCGGGA CTACTGCAGCCAGATGCTTAGTAAAGAAGTAGATGCTTGTGTCACGGCTCTGCTCAAGGAACTGGTGCGCTTCCAAGACCGGATGTACCAGAAAGATCCTGTCAAGGCCAAGACCAAACGCCGGCTTGTGCTGGGGCTGCGGGAAGTCCTGAAACACCTGAAGCTCAAGAAGCTGAAATGCGTCATCATCTCTCCCAACTGTGAGAAGACACAGTCCAAAG GTGGACTGGACGACACACTGCACACTATCATCGATTGTGCCTGTGAGCAGAACATCCCCTTCGTGTTTGCACTTAACCGCAAGGCGCTGGGGCGTAGTCTGAACAAAGCAGTTCCTGTCAGCATCGTGGGGATCTTCAGCTACGACGGGGCCCAG GACCAGTTCCACAAGATGGTTGAGCTGACCATGGCAGCCCGGCAGGCATACAAGACCATGTTGGAGACGGTGCGGCAGGAGCTGGCAGGACAGCCTGGGCCTCAGACCCCTCCCAGCCCACCCATACAGGGCCCCATCCAGTCCACTGAAGAAGGCCCCCTAGCCTCCACTGGAAAAGAACCACACTATA TTGAGATTTGGCGAAAGCACCTGGAAGCATACAGTCAGCGTGCCTTGGAGCTGGAAGACTCACTGGAGGCATCAACTTCTCAGATGATGAACTTGAATTTATAA